The Leucoraja erinacea ecotype New England chromosome 19, Leri_hhj_1, whole genome shotgun sequence genome has a segment encoding these proteins:
- the lrtm2a gene encoding leucine-rich repeat and transmembrane domain-containing protein 2, with the protein MLMMNAVTSTTVMKGSKVSRTWPPFLVFVVLTIVDDLLACPTHCSCKNYEVDCSNLGLVMIPTDIPSNTKFLSLSNNKLSTLQARTFANVTTLEKLDLSNNYLDQLPTNVFDYVKNLVDLNLRNNSIRNLDENIFDKTTNLQRLDLSVNGISQIPLLLFDEMQNLTWLNLEENRMANLEREIFEPLEVLQQLQLGGNPWECDCSLRDFKHWMEWFQYKGGKLDGIECSLPKGLRGKDLRVIPIEMFNYCIQLEDENKSSANEKTVPAPPCVKQEVVTARPHYIHTTDCIRQRYRPVSVRRAIGTVIIAGVLCGIVCIMMVVAGAYGCIYASLMAKYHRELKKRQPLMGDGEQEPEEQKQASSMA; encoded by the exons GGCCTCCGTTCTTGGTCTTTGTGGTACTAACTATTGTTGATGACTTGTTAGCATGTCCCACACACTGTTCTTGTAAAAACTATGAAGTGGATTGTAGCAATCTTGGCCTGGTGATGATTCCAACAGACATTCCATCAAACACCAAGTTTCTCTCGCTCAGTAACAACAAACTCAGCACCTTGCAGGCACGCACATTTGCTAATGTCACCACACTGGAGAAGCTGGATCTGTCCAACAACTACCTAGACCAACTACCGACAAATGTATTTGATTACGTCAAGAACCTGGTCGACCTCAACTTACGAAATAATAGCATTCGAAACCTGGATGAAAACATCTTCGATAAGACCACCAACTTGCAGAGGTTAGACCTTTCCGTTAACGGCATCTCCCAGATTCCACTGCTCTTATTTGATGAGATGCAGAACTTGACCTGGTTGAACTTGGAAGAGAACAGGATGGCAAATCTGGAAAGGGAGATCTTTGAGCCACTTGAGGTTCTTCAGCAATTACAACTCGGCGGAAACCCCTGGGAGTGTGACTGCAGTCTGAGGGATTTCAAACACTGGATGGAGTGGTTCCAGTACAAAG GTGGAAAACTTGATGGAATTGAATGTTCTCTGCCGAAAGGCCTCCGCGGGAAAGATCTCAGAGTAATCCCAATCGAGATGTTCAACTATTGCATCCAACTGGAGGATGAAAATAAATCTTCAGCAAATGAAAAAACAGTGCCTGCTCCTCCCTGTGTGAAGCAAGAGGTTGTCACTGCAAGACCACACTACATTCATACTACAGACTGTATAAGACAACGCTACCGGCCAGTCAGTGTCAGGCGAGCCATTGGGACAGTCATCATTGCTGGGGTATTATGTGGCATTGTTTGCATTatgatggtggtggctggagcATATGGCTGCATATATGCCTCCTTGATGGCAAAATATCACCGGGAGCTTAAAAAGCGCCAGCCATTGATGGGAGACGGTGAGCAAGAGCCGGAGGAACAAAAGCAAGCTTCCTCCATGGCCTGA